Genomic DNA from Deltaproteobacteria bacterium:
ACTAATTTTTATGTGGGTATTTATGTTAGGGGTCGGGGCGGGATTATTATTTTCCCTTCCTGGGGCAGCGGCCCAAACGAAGCCCACTGAACTTTCTTATTCGATCTTCTTCCCGGCACCCCATAAAAATACAGTCCTGGCCGGCGAATGGGCAAAAGAAATCGAAAAAAGGACCCAGGGAAGAGTGAAGATTACTTTGTTCCCCGGGGGCACGCTGACTCCTGCCGATAAGTGCTACGACGGCGTGGTCAAAGGGATTTCCGATATCGGCATGTCCGTCCTCGGCTATACCAGAGGAAAGTTCCCTTTAACGGAAGTAATTGATTTGCCTCTTGGGTATAAGAGTGGAGTGGCGGCAACCGGCTTGGTCAATCAATATTATCAACATTTCCAGCCGAAAGAATTTGAGGAGGTGAAGATCCTTTACCTGCATGCCCATGGACCGGGGATCTTGCATATGAAAAAGGATGTGCACAAGCTCGAAGATCTCAAAGGAATGAGGATCCGCTCCACGGGATTGAGCGCCAAAGTAGTTGCCGCCCTCGGAGGGACCCCTGTGGCCATGCCTATGCCGGAAACATATGATGCTTTGAAGAGAGGGATGGTGGAAGGGTCCATGGCTCCGCAAGAATCATTACAGGGGTGGAAATGGGGAGAGGTGGTAAAGTTCACCACGGAAAGTTTTGGTTCCGCCTACAGTACAGCTTTTTTCGTGGCCATGAATAAAGAAAAATGGAATGCCCTGCCTCCGGAAATTCAGAAGATCATCGAACAAGTCAATAAGGAATGGATTGAAAAAACCGGGAAACTGTGGGATGAGATAGACAAGGCAGGAAGGGAGTTTACGTTGAAACTGGGCAACAAGATCATTTCTCTTTCCCCGCAAGAGAACCAAAGGTGGGCCAAGGCGGCCAGGCCGATTCTCGATGATTACGTAAGCAGCATGAAGGCCAAGAATTTGCCAGGGGAAGAGGCGCTGAAATTTTGCCTGGAGAAACTGAAATAATTATTTTTAACCCTCCCCATCGATGGGGGAGGGGAGAGTGGGGGTGAGTCGATTTGGTTCCCCCTCCCCTTCATCCCCTCCCGCCGAGGGAGGGGAGAGTTTTAGAGGTTTTTAAGGGACAGAAAGGAAAAGGATGGGAGGAAGGTTTGGATTCATCTATCAAATCTGCAAATGGACCAACGTAATTGCCGGCGTCACTCTCACATTGATGATGTTGATCACGGTTGCGGATGTAATCTTACGCCCTCTGGGGAGATCCATCGTTGGCATTTTTGAACTCGTGGCTTTTGCCGGGGCGGTAGTTATTGGCTTTTCCGTTCCTTTTACTTCCTGGGTGCGGGGGCATATCTACGTAGATTTCTTTGTGCAAAAGTTCTCCTTACCCGTACGCAAAAGAGTCCATATAACCACCCGGTGTCTGGGGATTGGGTTGTTTCTAATGATCGGTTGGAATTTAACCCTCATGGGTACAGACCTCTTTAAGTCTGGAGAAGTTTCTTCCACTTTGCAAATGCCCTTTTACCCAATTGTGTATGGAATCGGGGGTTGCTGCTTTATCCAAGCCCTGGTCTTGGTAGGGGATATCCTGAAGATTCTCAGGGGCCAGTATGAATGAAGTCGTCGCCGGGATCATCGGATTAATCTTAGTCCTTGCTTTATTTTTCACAGGCATAGAGTTAGGTTTCGCCATGGCTCTGGTGGGCTTTGTGGGATTCAGTTATATAGTATCCACCAAAGCCGCCTTAAACCTGTTGGCCAAGGATATTTTTGACGTATTCTCCTCGTACGGCTTCACTGTCATCCCCTTATTCATTTTCATGGGTCAAATTGCCTTCAACGCCGGGATCGCCAAGCGGCTTTATGATACTGCCTATAAATTCGTCGGCCACATCCCCGGAGGGCTGGCCATGGCCACTGTAGGAGGGGCAACCGCTTTCAAGGCGATCTGCGGGTCATCCCCAGCCACAGCTGCCACCTTCGCCAGCGTGGCGGTTCCGGAGATGGATCGTTATGGGTACAGCAAGAAATTATCGACCGGAATCGTGGCCACCGTCGGGACCCTGGGGATCCTCATGCCTCCCAGTGTTACTTTAATTGTATTCGGGATCATTACCGAGCAATCCATCGGCAAGTTATTTCTGGCCGGTTTGATTCCGGCGTTGATTATCGCCCTGTTTTTTGTCCTGATCATCTACGGCTGGTGCAGGATCAACCCTGCGCTGGGGCCCCGAGGCCAAAAAACGCGTTGGAAAGAGCGGATCGTTTCCCTCCCGGATGTCCTGTGGGTAGGGATCATTTTTTTGCTGGTGGTTGGGGGGTTGATGAAAGGTTTTTTTACCCCCACGGAGGCCGGCAGTGTGGGAACCTTTGCCGTTCTCCTTCTCGCGCTGGCCAAAAAAGACCTCTCTTATAAAGGATTCATTAAATCCGTCGGTGAATCTTTGCGCACTGCCTGCATGGTCCTGATGCTTATCGCCGGCTCTACCATCCTGGGCCATTTTCTCGCTGTGACCAAAATTCCGATGCTGGCGGCGGATTGGATCATTCAACTGCAATTTTCCCCCAACCTGACCATGATTATCATTGCCCTGATTTATTTATTGGGAGGATCTTTCATCGACGACCTGGCGTTCATGATCCTGGCCACCCCGATCTTTTACCCGGTCATCATCAAGCTGGGCTTCGATCCGATATGGTTTGGGGTGATCATCGGGATCACGGTAATGATTGGGGTGGTGATTCCTCCCGTGGCCATCAATGTCTTCGTGGTGAAAAATATCACCAAAGTACCCTTCGGAGTGATTTATAAAGGCGTATATCCCTTTTTAATCGGGCTTGTGGTCTGCGCCTTTTTATTATTTTTATTTCCCCAGATTGCTCTTTACTTACCTACTCGTTTCATGGGGTGAAAAGAGAGCGTGAAAAAATTATGAACTATGTCAGAAATTGTATCGCGGCTATGAAGGGCTATGTTCCCGGTTTTCAGCCGGCTCCCGGGGAGAATTTCATTAAATTAAATAGTAATGAAAATCCTTTTCCCCCCTCGCGAAAAGTACAAGAAATCCTCCAGAACCTCGCTTACGAAGATTTACGTCTATATCCGGATCCGGCGAGTCTGGAGCTTCGGGAGAAACTGGGTTCCCTGTATGGTTTTTCGGCCAACCAGATTATCTGCGGCAATGGTTCCGATGATATTCTGAATATTATCGTCCGGACCTTTGCCCAGCCCGGAGTGGCCATTGGGTTCTATGAGCCCACTTTTCCGCTCTATAAAGTCCTGGGAATTATTCATGGGGGCCAAGTCATCCCTATCTCCGTGGTTGAGCCTTACGAACGGCCACCGGACCCGCCAGCAAACGCAAGAGTCTTTTTCCTGGCTAACCCCAATTCGCCGGTTGGTTTTGGGTACCCAACTTCCCTGGTCACGGAACTCGCCAAAAAAGTGAAAGGAGTTTTCGTAGTCGACGAAGCTTATGCCGAGTTTTCCCGGGAAAATTCCTTAGAGCTCATCCGGAAGTTTAAGAACGTGATCGTCGTGCGGACCCTTTCCAAGTCCTATTCCCTGGCCGGGATGCGGTTGGGATATGCCATCGGAAACGAGGAATTGATCCAGGAGATGTTCAAAGTCAAAGACCCCTTCAATGTGACCCGCCTGACCCAGGCCTTAGCAGTCGCTGCGCTCGATGACCAGGAATATTTCCGGAAAAATATTCAGCAGATTATCGAGACTCGGGACTGGATTAGCAAAGAAGCGGTTGCCCTTGGGTATCGCATTATCCCTTCCCAGGCGAATTTTATTTTTCCCCAACCGCCTCAGAAGGGGAGGGGAGTAAAATTCTATGAAGCCCTTTTTAACCGCAAAGTTTTAACCCGTTATTACGATGCAGAAGGTCTGAGGGATGGAGTGCGCATGACCATCGGTACCCGGGAAGAAATGACCCTTACCCTTCGAGTGCTAAAAGACATACTACCCATTTTATAAACAGGAGGACTTATGTCCATTGCGGTCAAAATTAGGGATTACATGGAACGAGCGTCTTGGATTCGCAAGATGTTCGAGCAGGGGCTGGAACTTAAAAGTAAATTGGGGGCGGACAAGGTTTTTGATTTCAGCCTCGGAAACCCGAATTTAGAGCCCCCGGATGAGGTCAGGAAGGCCATCCTTGGGGTCATAAGCGATGAGCGGCCTGGAAAGCACGCTTACATGCCCAATGCCGGATTACGAGAAACCCGGCAAGCAGTGGCGAATTCCTTATCGAAGGATCACGGGATGAAAATAACCTGGGAGCAGGTTATCATGACCTGCGGGGCCGGAGGCGGCCTCAACGTGGCATTAAAGACCATCCTGGACCCGGGAGATGAAGTCTTGGTTCTATCCCCCTATTTTGTTGAATACTTATTTTATATTGATAATCATAATGGAATCGGACAGTTAATTAAAAATAACGAAGATTTTACTTTGGATATTGGGGCGATCGAAGCTGGGGTGACTCCGAGGACGAAAGCGATCATCATCAATTCGCCCAATAACCCTTCGGGTCGAATTTACGATGAATCCAGTTTAAAAAATTTGGGTAAATTATTTGAAAATGTTAAAAAAAGAAGTGGCCAAACCATTTACCTGCTTTCCGATGAACCCTACAGCAAGCTGGTTTACGACGGGGCAAGGGTTCCCAGTGTCTTCCAGGCTTACCCGTATAGCATGGTCATAACTTCTTACTCCAAAGACCTTTCGTTACCCGGCGAGCGGATCGGGTATGTGGTTGTGAACCCCAGGATGGAAAACTGGAAACAGGTGGTCGACGGGTTAACTTTCTGCAACCGGATCCTGGGGTTTGTAAACGCTCCAGCCCTCATGCAGCATATTATTTCCAAGTTGCAGGGGGTTCAGGTAGATGTGTCCGAGTACCAACGGAAGCGCGATAATCTATGCCGCGGCCTTGCTGAGGCTGGGTATTCATTCATCAAGCCCGAAGGGGCCTTTTACCTTTTCCCTAAATCTCCCATCCCCGATGATGTTTTGTTCGTGAACACTCTTTTACAGGAAAATATCCTGGCTGTTCCGGGAACGGGCTTTGGAACGCCAGGATATTTCCGTCTCGCTTATTGCGTCGAAGATCGAGTCATCGAAGGCGCCATGGAAGGGTTCCGCAGGGCCATTCGTAAGTTCTCCCGTTAATCCTTTCTTTTGCCCCGAAAAGCAGTGAAAAGCGATGCTGCTTCGAATACTTCAGAAACTCGTTTAACTAATTAAAACGTCTGATAAGATATATTATGTAAACTTTAAAATAAATATTCATGTGAGGTTTTTAAAAATGTAAACCGTTAAGAAAGCTAAAATCGATTGGAAGTTTAAAGGGCTTGCGACCCCGCCTCTTCAATTGCGGCGCGGGATAAAATCAGCTCCAGCCCTTATTAAAGACCTGCCGCTTTCCACCATCATGGGGACGGGGTTTTCTCCCACACCAAGGATTGCTGGCAATCTCTCAGGAATTTTGGGATTATTATCGATGATCACCCTGAGGTGTTCCTGATCCTTAGATGCTGGCGTGTGTTCCAAAATTTTAGCAAACATCAAGAGCGTTGCTTCCGGACCCATACCACCCAGAATTCCAATTATTTTTTCTCTCATGTTTTAATATCAAATAAATTAATTTGGACACAGATTTCCACAGATATTCACAGATATTTATTTTTTTGCATTTAATATCCTAATAATCTGTGTTCATCCGTGTCCATTAAGGAAATTCCTATACTCTTAAATTATTTATAATATTAAAGTATTACAAGATAAATCTCGAAATTACTGGAAGTTTCGCAAAAATTTTAATATCCTGTTAAATCAAAATTTTATTCAGAAATTCTTTGGCTCGCTCAGTCTGGGGATTGGCGAAGAAATTTTTATCTGTAGCCCTCTCGATAATTCGGCCTTGGTCCATAAAAATAATTTCATCAGCCACTTCTTTGGCAAAACCCATCTCGTGAGTCACCACAATCATGGTCATGCCGGACTTGGCCAGGGCGATCATGACATCCAGAACTTCCTTAATCATCTCGGGATCCAAAGCACTGGTCGGTTCGTCAAAAAGCATAATCTCGGGTTCCATAGCCAGGGCCCGGGCAATGGCCACCCTTTGCTGTTGCCCCCCGGATAGATTTCCAGGATATTTATTGGCTTGTTCCGGGATTCCTACTCTTTCCAGAAGAGCCATTGCCTTTTTCTCCGCCTCCCCGCGAGTCAATTTTTTAACCTTCATAGGAGCCAGAGTAATATTCTCTAAGGCGCTCATATGCGGATAAAGCTCGAATCGTTGAAAAACCATGCCGATTCTTTGCCGCAATTTTATCAGGTCTGTGGCAGGGTTTTTTAAGGATATACCATCTATGATGACATCTCCTTCCTGGAATTCTTCCAAACCGTTTAGGCATTTGCAAAGAGTGCTCTTGCCCGACCCAGAAGGCCCGCAGACTACCACTACCTGGCTGCGGCGAATTACCTCGTTGATGTTGTCCAACACTCTAAATTTTCCAAACCATTTACTCAGATTGACAATTTCAATCATTTCGCTGATTCCTTCTTTGCTTCCCACCTCTTCGTTAATAAGCTCATGGTATAACAAATAAGAAAATATACGATCCCCACAAAGGTATACAATTCCAGACTTCTGACTTCCCGGGCATCTACAATGGTGGCCGATCGCAAAAATTCCTTCAAGCCGATCACGTACGCCAACGAGGTATCCTGAAAAATGATGACCGATTGGGTTAATAGAGAGGGAACCATATTCTTCAACGCTTGGGGAATGATAACGTAGCCCATCGTTTTGCGATAGTTTAAACCGGTGGAATAAGCTGCTTGCATCTGTCCTTTGGGGATCGATTGAATACCCGCCCGGATAATCTCGGCGAAATAAGATGCTTCGAATATAATAAAGGCTATAGAGGCAGAAACAAAATCTCCCAATGGCCTCCCAGCCAGGATTGGCACCAGGAAATAAAACCAGAATATTACCAGAATGAGCGGGATACTCCTTAAAAAATTGACGAAAACAGTGGCCGGGTAATAGACGTATTTTCGTCTACTCAATCGCCCCATCCCCACCAAAACACCGAGGATTACCCCGCCACCTATGGCGATTACAGCCAGTTGAAAGGTGGTAAGTAAGCCCCGCATGAGAAAGGGCAGGTTTTCGACAATTACTTTCCAATCGAAAAAAGCCATGGTTTCCTTAACGATTACGGGCAATGAATCCGGGAATGGATAACCTCTTTTCCACTAAACCCATGAACAGGATAACGATCATGGTGATGGCCAGATAAACCAGGCAAGCAGCGGTAGTCGCTTCGAGGCCGCGAAAAGTATAAGCTTCGATCTGCTGGCTCATAAAAGTCGCTTCCAGAACCCCCACTGTCATGGCCAGAGAGGTGTTTTTGAACGTGGTGAGAAATTCTGTGGTCAAGGGGGGGATCATAATTCGGATGGCCAAGGGAATGGTGACATACCGATACATCTGAAAGTAAGTGAGTCCTGTGCTCAGGGCGGCATGAAATTGGTCCACTGGAATGGATTGCAAGCCGGAACGAATTTGTTCAGCCACTCGGGAAGAAGTGTAAATGGAGAGAGCGATCACCACGATCCAAAATTCAACATTGGCCACCTCTCGGTAAAAATATTGTTCCAGCGATGCCGGAAGAATCCTGGGAGCGGCGAAATACCAAAAAAAGAGTTGAACCAGTAAAGGGATATCCCTGAAAAACTCGGTATAGGCTGTTGCGCAGGCGCGCAGAGGTTTCCACGGGGTAACCCGGCAAGTCCCAATCACGATCCCAATGGAAAGAGCTAAAACCCAGGAGATGAAGCCGAGCTGGATGGTTGTCCATATGCCTTCGAGCATCCAGCTCCCGTAGGGTTGCTGCCATAGAACAGACCATCGAAATTCATATGCGATCATCCCCAGGAACCTCGTAGGAGTAAAAAAAGCCAAAGAAAGAAGGGAGAAAATTCTTTCTTTGGCTCTTTTTTTCTTGGCTCCAGTTTACGGCCAGGCTTGCAACTTCAATAAGATTTTGAATTCCTCACTCATGGGATAAGGAACCGTCCCCTTCGGACCGAACCATTTTTCGTAATTTTTTAAGAACCTGCCATCTTTGATCATATTGATGATTTGGATGTTGATAAAGTCACGAAAGTTGGAGTCATTCTCCCTAACAATATAAGCGTAAGGATCATAAGTAATTAAATCTCCCACCACTTCAAACTCTTCGGGCTTCGGGGCTTTGGCCTTCAATCCGGCCAACAAAATGCCATCCGTGCAATAGGCATCCAGAATCCCCCTTTGCAGGGCCAGGAATCCTTGGGAATGCTCTTGATAAACAACAATATTGGCTGGCGGCTTGATGACCCCT
This window encodes:
- a CDS encoding TRAP transporter substrate-binding protein; translated protein: MLGVGAGLLFSLPGAAAQTKPTELSYSIFFPAPHKNTVLAGEWAKEIEKRTQGRVKITLFPGGTLTPADKCYDGVVKGISDIGMSVLGYTRGKFPLTEVIDLPLGYKSGVAATGLVNQYYQHFQPKEFEEVKILYLHAHGPGILHMKKDVHKLEDLKGMRIRSTGLSAKVVAALGGTPVAMPMPETYDALKRGMVEGSMAPQESLQGWKWGEVVKFTTESFGSAYSTAFFVAMNKEKWNALPPEIQKIIEQVNKEWIEKTGKLWDEIDKAGREFTLKLGNKIISLSPQENQRWAKAARPILDDYVSSMKAKNLPGEEALKFCLEKLK
- a CDS encoding TRAP transporter small permease, giving the protein MGGRFGFIYQICKWTNVIAGVTLTLMMLITVADVILRPLGRSIVGIFELVAFAGAVVIGFSVPFTSWVRGHIYVDFFVQKFSLPVRKRVHITTRCLGIGLFLMIGWNLTLMGTDLFKSGEVSSTLQMPFYPIVYGIGGCCFIQALVLVGDILKILRGQYE
- a CDS encoding TRAP transporter large permease, yielding MNEVVAGIIGLILVLALFFTGIELGFAMALVGFVGFSYIVSTKAALNLLAKDIFDVFSSYGFTVIPLFIFMGQIAFNAGIAKRLYDTAYKFVGHIPGGLAMATVGGATAFKAICGSSPATAATFASVAVPEMDRYGYSKKLSTGIVATVGTLGILMPPSVTLIVFGIITEQSIGKLFLAGLIPALIIALFFVLIIYGWCRINPALGPRGQKTRWKERIVSLPDVLWVGIIFLLVVGGLMKGFFTPTEAGSVGTFAVLLLALAKKDLSYKGFIKSVGESLRTACMVLMLIAGSTILGHFLAVTKIPMLAADWIIQLQFSPNLTMIIIALIYLLGGSFIDDLAFMILATPIFYPVIIKLGFDPIWFGVIIGITVMIGVVIPPVAINVFVVKNITKVPFGVIYKGVYPFLIGLVVCAFLLFLFPQIALYLPTRFMG
- the hisC gene encoding histidinol-phosphate transaminase, with product MNYVRNCIAAMKGYVPGFQPAPGENFIKLNSNENPFPPSRKVQEILQNLAYEDLRLYPDPASLELREKLGSLYGFSANQIICGNGSDDILNIIVRTFAQPGVAIGFYEPTFPLYKVLGIIHGGQVIPISVVEPYERPPDPPANARVFFLANPNSPVGFGYPTSLVTELAKKVKGVFVVDEAYAEFSRENSLELIRKFKNVIVVRTLSKSYSLAGMRLGYAIGNEELIQEMFKVKDPFNVTRLTQALAVAALDDQEYFRKNIQQIIETRDWISKEAVALGYRIIPSQANFIFPQPPQKGRGVKFYEALFNRKVLTRYYDAEGLRDGVRMTIGTREEMTLTLRVLKDILPIL
- a CDS encoding pyridoxal phosphate-dependent aminotransferase, which encodes MSIAVKIRDYMERASWIRKMFEQGLELKSKLGADKVFDFSLGNPNLEPPDEVRKAILGVISDERPGKHAYMPNAGLRETRQAVANSLSKDHGMKITWEQVIMTCGAGGGLNVALKTILDPGDEVLVLSPYFVEYLFYIDNHNGIGQLIKNNEDFTLDIGAIEAGVTPRTKAIIINSPNNPSGRIYDESSLKNLGKLFENVKKRSGQTIYLLSDEPYSKLVYDGARVPSVFQAYPYSMVITSYSKDLSLPGERIGYVVVNPRMENWKQVVDGLTFCNRILGFVNAPALMQHIISKLQGVQVDVSEYQRKRDNLCRGLAEAGYSFIKPEGAFYLFPKSPIPDDVLFVNTLLQENILAVPGTGFGTPGYFRLAYCVEDRVIEGAMEGFRRAIRKFSR
- a CDS encoding aspartate/glutamate racemase family protein, producing the protein MREKIIGILGGMGPEATLLMFAKILEHTPASKDQEHLRVIIDNNPKIPERLPAILGVGENPVPMMVESGRSLIRAGADFIPRRN
- a CDS encoding amino acid ABC transporter ATP-binding protein, whose amino-acid sequence is MIEIVNLSKWFGKFRVLDNINEVIRRSQVVVVCGPSGSGKSTLCKCLNGLEEFQEGDVIIDGISLKNPATDLIKLRQRIGMVFQRFELYPHMSALENITLAPMKVKKLTRGEAEKKAMALLERVGIPEQANKYPGNLSGGQQQRVAIARALAMEPEIMLFDEPTSALDPEMIKEVLDVMIALAKSGMTMIVVTHEMGFAKEVADEIIFMDQGRIIERATDKNFFANPQTERAKEFLNKILI
- a CDS encoding amino acid ABC transporter permease, which encodes MAFFDWKVIVENLPFLMRGLLTTFQLAVIAIGGGVILGVLVGMGRLSRRKYVYYPATVFVNFLRSIPLILVIFWFYFLVPILAGRPLGDFVSASIAFIIFEASYFAEIIRAGIQSIPKGQMQAAYSTGLNYRKTMGYVIIPQALKNMVPSLLTQSVIIFQDTSLAYVIGLKEFLRSATIVDAREVRSLELYTFVGIVYFLICYTMSLLTKRWEAKKESAK
- a CDS encoding amino acid ABC transporter permease translates to MIAYEFRWSVLWQQPYGSWMLEGIWTTIQLGFISWVLALSIGIVIGTCRVTPWKPLRACATAYTEFFRDIPLLVQLFFWYFAAPRILPASLEQYFYREVANVEFWIVVIALSIYTSSRVAEQIRSGLQSIPVDQFHAALSTGLTYFQMYRYVTIPLAIRIMIPPLTTEFLTTFKNTSLAMTVGVLEATFMSQQIEAYTFRGLEATTAACLVYLAITMIVILFMGLVEKRLSIPGFIARNR